The Phormidium sp. PBR-2020 DNA segment CAGGGGAATTTACTCTTACATGGTGAGGAGCGGGCCGAGCAAGAACGCCAACGAGCTGAGCAAGAACATCAACGAGCTGAGCGTCTAGCGGCCCGCTTGCGAGAGTTAGGCGTTGATCCCGATGAGGAGTGAGCCTCACTCATACTTGTGGATAATTGTCAACCGTCAATTGTCATTTATTCATGATTCCTCGGTAGCCGCCGAACACCGCAAAGCCAAAATACTTCCAGGGAATGGCGACATCTTGGAAACCGGCTGAGGTTAACATCTGAAGATGGGTTTGCAAACTGGCTAAGCGATCTTGTCCTGAATGGCCTTGGGGAACACTCTCGCCCACTTTAGCGCGGGTGGCGGCGATCGCCTCCCCTTTTTTCTGCGCCCACTCCTCGCGCACAGACTGATAGACGTCTTTCAGATGGGGGGTTTCGGGAACCACTGGATCAGCATTCCAAAAACATCCCCCCGGTTCTAAGATGCGAAACACCCAGTTAAACAGGGTTTGTTTCATCTCGTCACTGAGATGGTGAATCGCCAAGGATGAGACGCAAGCTTGCGCACCTTGAATCGCCACGTCGCCACTGGTTTGATGGGCCAATTCACCGAAATCAGCACATAGGGGTTCCCAACGATTGTTATAACCGGCCTGGGTGATTTTCTGATGAGCAAATTCCAGCATACGCGGCGAGTAGTCAATGGCCAGAACTTGTGCCTGGGGACAGCGTTTTAACAGCCGCAG contains these protein-coding regions:
- a CDS encoding class I SAM-dependent methyltransferase — encoded protein: MSKTVYPGEIFPNTHDFDEGIRTLLPRYTEMLDSITRCVPADCSTLIDLGCGTGELSLRLLKRCPQAQVLAIDYSPRMLEFAHQKITQAGYNNRWEPLCADFGELAHQTSGDVAIQGAQACVSSLAIHHLSDEMKQTLFNWVFRILEPGGCFWNADPVVPETPHLKDVYQSVREEWAQKKGEAIAATRAKVGESVPQGHSGQDRLASLQTHLQMLTSAGFQDVAIPWKYFGFAVFGGYRGIMNK